The following DNA comes from Streptomyces pristinaespiralis.
CTGGCGATGCCCTGCTCGACGAGCGTGGCCAGCGCGCCCCGCAGCAGTTTCTCCTTGGTGTCCTCGCTCACGCCCGCGTCTCCTCGCGTACGGGACGCAGCCCGGCGCGCACCCCGAGGGAGCGTACGTCCCGGTACTCGGCGGTGAACGAGCCCGTGTACCCGAAGAGCGGTCCGAAGCGGCGGTTGGTCACCCGCACCCGGATGCGGAAGCGCCCGGTGGCCTCGTCGAACGCCTCGCGGACCTCGGCGTCGCCGCCGATCAGGTCCGGTACACGCAGGTCCAGCGGCCCTTCACGGAAACGGTGCACTCCGGAGCGGATGAGGAGGGAGCCGTCCGGTTCCGCGGTCGGATGCAGGTCGCTCGCGAGGTGCTGGTGCGTGCCGAGGTAGTCGAGCACCCGGTCGCCGCCCGGCGCGAGCACCATCGTGGCGTCGAACCGGCGCGGACCGGACGGCAGGGCGAAGGTGCGCACGAAGGTGACGGTCTCGCGCCCCGACGAGTCGGAGTAGGGCACGTTCTCGATGGTGAAGGGGACGTCACGGCCGGTACGCGGGACGAGGATGTTCCGGGTGGCGCCGAGGGCCAGGAACGGCCTGACGAAGGCGCGGCCGTGCCAGATCCGGTCCATCACCCCGTGGCCGACGCATGCCTCGTTGCTGTCGAGTCCGACGGAGAAGCGGCGCTGCAGCTCGGGGTGGAGGCGGTCGAAGTCAGCGCCCATGGCGCTGCGGAAGATCGAGTTCATGCGGCTTCCATGGTGTGGAGGAGTGCCGGGGCACTCGTGCGCGGTGGCGCGGTGCGCAGGCAGCGGCGGGCGGCCGGAGTCAGCCGGGACGGCGGCAGCAGCAGTGCGGCGACGGCGGTGGCGACGGCGACTGCCGGGGAGACGAGAGCCGCGGTCAGGACCGGGACGAGCAGGCGCAGGGCCGACTCCGCCAACCAGTGGGCCAGCAGCCGCCCGGGGCTCACGCCCGCCTCGCACCACAGCCGCAGCCGGTCGAACGACCATGCCGTGGCCCAGCCCATCAGGGGCCGGAACACCCACCGGTCCGCGAATCGGCCGAACCGGCCCCAGCGGGGCCGGTAGTCGTAGCCGGTGAGGAAACGGATGCCGTCGCCCGACGGCACATAGCGCCAGTAGCCGCTGCCCTCCTTCAGCAGGGAGAGCGGATCCGGCGAGGCGAACCGCAGGGCCGACACCCGCTCGCCGTCCGCCCGCCGGCGCTCGCCCGCGGTGACTCCGGTGCCGGCGATCACCAGGAAGGGCAGCAGGCGGGTGGCGTACCGGAACCGCTGGGGCCCGCCGTCCGCGCGGGGGAGGTGGTCGATCTCCGTGAACCTCAGATCCCACCGCTGGTGCTCGTCCGGCTC
Coding sequences within:
- a CDS encoding DUF4166 domain-containing protein, with translation MNSIFRSAMGADFDRLHPELQRRFSVGLDSNEACVGHGVMDRIWHGRAFVRPFLALGATRNILVPRTGRDVPFTIENVPYSDSSGRETVTFVRTFALPSGPRRFDATMVLAPGGDRVLDYLGTHQHLASDLHPTAEPDGSLLIRSGVHRFREGPLDLRVPDLIGGDAEVREAFDEATGRFRIRVRVTNRRFGPLFGYTGSFTAEYRDVRSLGVRAGLRPVREETRA